Within the Natranaeroarchaeum sulfidigenes genome, the region CGGCAGCCACGGGCTCGGTCGAGGGCTGCCACATGGCTACCTGACCTACATTCTCTCGCGGCTCCCCCAGCTGAACGAGCTGTCGATCTCCCTGCTCAGGCGGAACCGCCGGATCGCGAAGCTCGCACTCGAGGGGATCGTCCACGACGTCGACTCACTCTCTCGGTCGGTCGTCGACGAGTTCTATCGACTGTTACAGCGTCCTGACGCTGGGATGGCGTTTCGCCGCTGGCGAGCGAACGAAATCAGCCGTTCAGGGTATCTAACCGACTTCTCGGACCGCCTCGGCGACCTCGGCGTCCCGACGCTGCTCGTCCACGGTGCCGAAGACCCGATCTTTCCGGTCGAGTGGTCGCGACGAGCGGCTGACCGAATCCCGGACGCAACACTTGCTGTCCGACCGGACTGTGGGCACTGGCCCCAGCGCGAGCAGACCGAGGTGTTCAACCAACGGGTGCTCTCCTTCCTCGACGGCGAAAGGTAAGTCCGTGCAAGCGTCCCGAACGGATTTTATCACGTCCAGCCGTAGTCACCGCCGTGCTGACAAAGGACCTGCTCCGCGTCTCACGTGCTGGCGGGGGATATCATCCGCAGTTCGCCGGACGCGAGCATCGCCCGCTGGCGGCGAAAGCGATCGGAACCTATCAGGGCCACGTCGATCATACTGCGGGCGACCTCGACGACGCGCTGACCGAACTCGAACGTGAGGCCGAGGATTTCAAACTCGTTCGGGGATTCGCCAAACTGCTGGAGAACGATGCGGCGTTTGAGACGCGCGCACCGGTCGATCCTGAGCGAGCGCGCAGGTCCGCGTTCGAAGCCGCTGAATCAGTGGGCGTTGTCACGACCGAGGAGCGCAAAGAGGCCCTTGGACGGGCAGCGTCCGGACTTGCGGTCTCGCCCGACGAAATCGAGACCTCGCTCTTTGCCGACCTCGACGATCGACAGGTACTCACGTCGTTCGACGCTCGCTGGAGTCCGGAGGAGCTGATCGCACAGTACAACCTCTCGCTGGCCCAGACCGCGCTGTTCGACGCGACGGAGATACGGGTGCAGTCCTCCGATCCGAAGGGGCTGGTCTCGGCAGTGAAGCGGCTCGGACTGCTCTACGAGGTGGAGAAAACGCCGGACGGCCGCGAACTGGTCGTCACCGGCCCGACAGGACTGTTCCGCGCGACGCGGCGGTACGGAACGCAGTTCGCGCGCCTGCTCCGGAGCGTTGCCCAAACCGATGACTGGACACTCTCCGCGCGGATCGACGACCGCGGCACCGAACGGGACCTGCATCTCTCCGACGACGACCCGGTACGCGTGCCGGGCGTCGAACCGCTGGTCGAGGACCGCTACGACAGCGGCGTCGAAGCCGACTTCGCCGCCCGATTCGAGGCGCTCGATCTCGACTGGGAACTCGTCCGCGAGCCCGAACCCCTTGCGGCCGGAGCGAGCGTGATGATTCCCGATTTCGCGTTCGACTACCGCTTTGCCGACTTTCGCGTCTTTTTCGAGATCATGGGCTTCTGGACGCCCGAGTACGTCGAGACGAAGCTCTCGAAACTCGATACCGTCGAGGACGTCGAACTGCTGGTCGCCGTCGACGAGAGCCTCGGTGCTGGCGAGGCAATCGAGGCCCGGGATCATGGGGCGATCCCGTACTCCGGCTCCGTGCGGATCAAGGACGTACGCGACGCCCTGCGCCGGTACGAGGCCGATCTGGAATCAGCCAGCGCAGCCGACCTCCCGGCGGAACTCGCGCCCGAAGCGGACGTCCTGACGCTGGCCGACCTCGCCGAACGCCACGGCGTGAGCGAAAGCGCGATCGAGGACAGGGACTTTCCCGACCACGAGCTGATCGGTCGGACGCTGGTGCGGCCGGACGTGCTCGACGCGCTTGCCGAAGCGATCGAAGACGGGATGGACTATGCCGATGCCGAAGCGCGGATCAGCGAGGCCGGGATCGACGATGCCAGCACCGTCCTCTCGCGTCTGGGCTATCGGGTGGCATGGGACGGGCTGAGCGGCGGGACGGTGCAAAAACAGTAGAACGCCACCCTAGCAAAAATACAGACTTCGAGATCCATTGCTATAGTTTCTATAGTATATTACTACAGGTTTCGAAGTGTGATACTACAATATTCGAAGTGATGTCGGGCGGCTCGGCGGAACCGTTAACTGCCGAGCGACTGAGAACCTCCGTATGACACTGCTGGTTCCGTTCGACGGCTCCGACCTCTCGACCGCCGCCTTGGAGCGCGCCAGGGAGTTCGGGGACTTCACTGGGGAGGAGGTTGTTGCCCTTGCGGTCGTGCCGCCGGACACCGAGTTTGCACGCGACCGTGGCTGGCTGGCTCCCGACGAGGCGTTCGACGCCAAGATGATCTGTACGCGACTCCGCCATCAGCAAGAGGACGTGGCTCCCGAGGCGACGTTCCGTTGCGAGGAAACCGAAGAGACCGACTACCGAGCGACGATCACGACCGACATCACGCGGACGATCCGACAGGTCGCCGCCGAGCTACAGGCGTCGATCATCTTCATCGGCAGTGAGAACGCGGGCCGCGTCTCGACGCCGCTGACCAGCGTGGGGAATCCGCTCTCGGAGGATCCACGATACGATATTCACATCGTCAGACACGCCGACTCAAATCAGTAACTGCACGTCGGCGTCGGCCATGTGGTTGAGCGCGGTTGCGGCTCCGACACCTGTCGTCACGCCGTCGAAAAAGTCGTCCTCGTCGTAGTCCATCAGCTCGATCGTCATCTGGCAGGCCTGCAGGTCGACGCCCTGGTCAAGGGAGAGATCGATCAGCTCGCCGATCGTCGCGGTGCCGTTCTCGTCGATCTTGTTTCGCATCATGCGAGTCGCCATCGCGTCCATTCCGGGCAGGGCCGCGACCGCGTTGGGCATCGGCATGCTCGGGTTGCCGACGGCGCTCAGTTTGAGGTTCTCGGATTTCTCTTCGTGAAGGATGTCTAGTCCCCAGAACGTGTGGAAGACGACGACGTCCCAGCCGAAGGCGGCAGCCGTGCTCGCCAGGATCAGCGGCGGGTATGCCATGTCGAGGGTCCCCTTCGTGGCGATAATCGTCATCCGCTTCTGGTCGTCGCCGTCGTCGAGCTCCGCGAGCGATTGCTCTAGCTCGTCGACGCGCTCGCGGAGAGCCGCCACCTCGGCGGGGTCAGGTGATGCGTCCTCGTCCGTGGACATGGAGCTGTCGGTGCTCATGCCGTCTTCTGGACGTAGTGTCTGTAGACGTCGTCGCCCTCGACCTGCTCGAGGAGTTCGACGCCCGACGTTCCCTCGGCCCAGCCCTCGATGTCACTCATACTGCCCGAGTCCGTGGCGACCACTTCGAGGATATCGCCCTCGGCTAGCTCGTCTGCAGCCTGTTTGGTCTTGACGACGGGCATCGGGCAGGACTGTCCTTTTACATCCAGGGTTTCGGTAATATCGTATTGCGAACTCATTGTTAATCTGCTCTATATTGGAGCTAATACACAATATTAGGTAAAGGGACATAAACCCACCGATTATTGTAGTGGTATTGAAAAGCCGCCATACAAAGCCACACCAAATATTGCTTCTCTTCCAGTCTATCACTGCCCCGGCCGCATCTGGAAATATTGAGCGGTTAGTATATTGCATGATAATCGCAAAACCATGCAAACTCTTATGAGGGATCACCCAATATTCTACGGTGTACAACATGGACGACATGGACTTTCCAACCCCTGACGTCGACGTCGAATCGATCGACCCGAACGAGCTAAAAGCACAGGTCGATGCGGGCGAGCCGGTTACGCTACTTGACGCGCGTATGGAGGGCGACTACGAGGAATGGAAGATCGACGGCGAGAACGTCGACTCGATCAACGTCCCCTACTTCCACTTTCTCGACGATGAGATTCCCGAAGACGTGCTCGATCAGATTCCCAAGGACCGCGAACTGACGGTCCTGTGTGCCAAAGGCGGCGCAAGCGAATACGTGGCTGGCTCGCTGAAAGAGCTCGGGTACGACGTTGACCACCTCGAAGAGGGCATGAACGGCTGGGCCCGCGTCTACGAGGCCCTCGAAGTGACCGGGTACGACGGTGCAGGGACGCTGCTGCAGTACCAGCGCCCCTCTAGCGGCTGTCTGGGCTATTTCGTCTACGATGACGGGGAGGCAGCCGTCATCGATCCTCTTCGTGAATTTACCGACCGGTATCTGGACGATGCCGAAGAACTCGGCGTCGAACTACAGTATGCAATCGATACGCACGTCCACGCGGACCACATTTCCGGGGTTCGAAACCTCGCTGACGAGGGCGTCGAGGGCGTCATCCCAGAACCGGCTGTCGACCGTGGGATCACCTATGCCGAGGACATGACCCTCGCCGCGGACGGCGACGAGTTCGCAGTCGGCGACGTCACCATCGAGACAGTCTATACGCCCGGCCACACGTCCGGGATGACCTCGTATCTAATCGACGACTCGCTGCTCGCGACCGGCGACGGTCTCTTCATCGAGAGCGTCGCACGACCGGACCTCGAAGAGGGCGACGAGGGGGCACCCGAAGCCGCAAGCCAGCTCTACGAGTCGCTTCAGGAACGCGTCCTTTCCCTGCCCGACGAGACGCTCATCGGTGGGGCGCACTTCAGCGACGCCGCGGAGCCCGCAGCGGACGGCACCTACACCGCGCCGATCGGTCAACTCGTCGACGAGATGGCTGCACTGCGGATGGACGAAGAGGAGTTCGTCGACGTGATCCTCTCCGATATGCCCCCGCGTCCGGCCAACTACGAGGATATCATCGCGACCAACCTCGGCCAGCGGGAGGCAGACGACGAGGAGGCCTTCGAGCTCGAACTCGGCCCGAACAACTGCGCCGCGAGTCAGGACTCACTTGCGGATGACTGATCGGGTATGATTCCCGAACTCGTCGTCCCGGCGCTTCTCGAAGCGCCCTTTCCCGAGGGGATCAGCCGGTACGCCGTCGGTGGGCTGTTCGTCGGTCTGGGAGCACTCGTGATCTATCTCGGAACGGGCATCAGCGCCGGTGCAAGCACGTTCCTCGAATCGACGCTCTCGTACGTCTCCGACCGGCAACGGTTCCAGCAGTACCGGAGTTCGCGGGACTGGCGGATCGTTTTCACCCTCGGAATCATTTCGGGGGCAGCGGTCTACGCGCTCACGTTCCAGTCCGGGCTCGTCACGAGCTCACTGTACACGCCGGGAACAACCGGGACCCTCCGTGAGATCGGCGGTGTGACGATCTGGCTCACCGACGTCCAGCCGTGGCGGCTGTTCCTCGGCGGCGTCCTCGTCGGAATCGGGACCCGGATCGGCAAAGGCTGTACCTCCGGCCACGGCGTCTGTGGCGTCGGCTCTGCCTCGAAGACATCGCTCGTCGGCGTCCTGACGTTCATGCTCGTAGCAATTGGGACCGCACAACTGGTGATGGCGCTGGGGGTGAACCCGTAAATGAGTGGTACTCGCCACCCGCTGTTCATGCCGCTGATCTACCTCGGCGGCCTCATCTTCGGCTTCGGCCTCGGCTTTAGCCATATGGCACAGCCGGAAGTGGTGCTGAACTTCCTCCAGTTCGAGGACTTCGGGCTGGTCTTCGTGATGTTCGGGGCTGCGATCGTCACGGGACTCGGATTCGTGATCGTCCCACGAGTACTCGACAGCGCACCGCTGACCGGTGATTCCTACGGTCGTCGGCTGAAGTCGTTCGACCGGAACGTCCTGATCGGCGGCTCGATCTTCGGCGTCGGCTGGGGGCTTTCGGGGATCTGTCCCGGCGCGGCCTACGCCAGCCTCGGCGTCGGCAACGTGACGATCCTCTGGGCAGTTGCCGGGATGTTCGCTGGTGCGTACCTCCAGGGAGTCTGGCGCAGTCAGCGCGCCGATTCGGACGCGACGGTGGCCGGTGCGGACTGATCGAATACAGGAGAACGAATTCCGAAACTGCTGCGGTCAGACTGCTTCGACGGCGAGATCCAGCGACGTCTCGTTTTCGACGTTGTCGGTCACTGGACAGCGATCTTTGACCGCCGCGAGCCACTCTTCAAGCGTCGCCTCGTCGGCGTCAGCATCGATGGAGATGGTGACGTCGAGTTCCTGCAGGCCGGGGCGGGCGTCCGATTCTTCGCCACGATAGCGGGAGTAGTCGACACCACCGCTGATCCCGACGGTCATTTCCTCGATGTCGATGTCCATGTCGCGAGCTACCATCGTTCCGGTCGAGTTCAGGCAGCCGAGGATCGCGCCGAGAAAGTACTCGACGGGATTGACGTCCTTGCCGACAACGAACTCCGCATTGCCGGTGTCGATTTCCATGCGCTTCGGGCTAATTCGCGTGCCAGTCATTTCGTACGTCGAGAGGTCGTCGGACATAGCTAGACGTTCGTTCGACCTCGGCTTAAGTCTTGCTGGACTTGTGCAATAAAGGCAATATAGGACTATACCAGCGTGATCCCTCCGTCGACCACCAGTGATTCACCGGTGACGAAGGCCGCTGGCTCGGACGCCAGATATACGATCGCTGCTGCCAGTTCATCGGGATCACCCTGTCGGCCGACCGGCGTCATGTTCACCGCTCCCTGAATCTCTTCGTCAGTCGAGACCTCCTCGGCTGCGCCGGTATCGATCATCCCCGGGACGATGGCGTTCATCGTGATCCCATCGGGTCCGAGATCGATCGCGGCGCTTCGGGTGAAGCCGACGACGCCGCCCTTGCTGGCGGCGTAGTGAGAGAGCTCCCCCGACCAGCCGATCTTGCCTCCGGAGGCCGAGGATATGTTGACGATGCGGCCGTACTCCTGATCGCGCATCACCGGCAGGACTGCCTTCGTGCAGTTGAACGTCCCTGTGAGGTTGATATCGATCACCCGCTGCCAGTCTTCGGGAGTCATCTCGTCGACCCCGGCCGTCGGGAAGATCCCGGCGTTGTTGACGAGCACGTCGACCCGGCCAAACTCATCGACGGTGTCCTTGACGACGGACTGGGCCTGCTCGTAGTCGGTGACATCGAGTTCCCGCACGAGCGCCGACCCACCTGCGTCCTCGACCGCCTCACCGACCGCCTCGCGCTCCTCGACGACGTCCGTCACCACGACGTTGGCTCCCTGCTCCCCGAACAGCGTTGCAGTCGCTGCGCCGATTCCCTGCCCGCCACCCGTTACCATGACTACCCGGTTTTCGAAGTCGAACATAGCGTGAGACGCTACCACGAATCGAGTAATAATCGGACGGGGGTGCCGGCAGTGGTGGGAGTCCGATACTGGAGCGGCCCCTCCGATCAGGCAGTTCGTTCCGGCGGCACGAGCATCACGTTCCCATCGGCGCGGGCGACCACATCCTCGGAGACGTTCCCGAGCAGCAAGCGGCGCAGGCGGCTGTGACCCCGTGACCCAAGCAGGATCGTCGTCGGGCGGAACTCCGCCTCGGCGGCGAGGATCTCGTCGGCCGGGTCCCCCTGTCTGACGTCCGTCTCTGTCTCGATCCCCCAGTCCTCGAGGCGGGCGGCGAGCGCGTCGAGTTCCACTTCCGGATCCTCGCCCTCACCGAGACCCGGATCTTTCGGCGTCCCGACGTGGACCAGTGTCGCCTCCTGGGTCGCGTGGCGCAGGTAGGAAAACGACTCGAAGGCACGCTCGGCGTTCGCCGAGAAGTCCGTGGCAAACAGCATGCGCTGGAAGAGATGCTCACGAATTACCTCGGGATCGTCGGCAGCACGTTCGATCCGGTTGACCACCAGTGGAACGACTGTCGTCCGAGCGAGGTTCCGGGCCGTCGACCCGATCACCCGGTTCTCAAGTGGGCTCTTCCCCCGGGATCCGATGATAGTCAGTCCTGCCCCGACAGTTTCGGCGACACCGTTGATTCGCCGGTGTGGCGTCCCCCGCACGACGTGGGTCTCGACGTCCAGTCCGGCCGATTCGATCACGTCGCGATACCGATTCAGGCCCTGTTTCCGTCGCTTCTCGAAGTCGATGCCGGGCATCCCGGCGTGGACGTTCGCGGGAATGACGGTAACGAGGTGAATTTCCTCGACGCCGATCCGGCCGAGACAGTTCAGGCAGGTTTCGCTCTCTATTGTCGCCTCGCTCGCCGCAGAGAGGTCCGTCGCAAGTACCGCTTTCATATCAAGTGGTACGTCGGGATCGTATAATATTGTTTGGTTTATCCATTATCGTCATCTCAACTTCGTACAGAGGGATCGAAACCTTTGTGCAGTGGTATCGTCACACTGGTGGTTCCGCCGCGTCCGTTGGATAGGTGCGAGTGAGAAGTGGGCTGATTCCGGTCTGTTCGTCCCGCTATATTTAGATAAGTTATGGAAATATGTGCGTTGGTTAGGTGTTAGGTAGGCTGTTGTAATATTGTATAGCCGTCCCACAAGCGTTATACACTCACTCCGAGTAGAGGGTATTGAACACAATGGCCCAAACACGCGGAACACAGAGGTGGATGCAATGATCGAAGTACTCGCACTCCCGGGATACGTGCAGGCGGCAATCCTCGTGAGCGTCGTGTTGGTCGAGGCCGTCGTCTTTTACGTCGGTTACGGGGTACTAGAGGAGAACCTCGCTCCAACCGTAATCGAACACATCCAGCAAGCCTGAACCATGGAGGTGCTCGGACTGGGAATCGAGTTACTGGTGCTGTTCGTCGGCTTCGGCTTCATGGTCGGGGTTTTCTTCGGCTTCTTCGGAATGGGCGGCTCGTTCCTCGTCACGCCGGCGTTGTTGATTCTGGGCTATCCCGCTCCCGTCGCGATCGGGTCCTCGATGGCGTTCGTCTTCGGGACCGCCGTCATCGCAACGATGAAACACCACGACGTTGGGTCGGTCGACTACAAACTCGGCGCGCTGATGTTCGTCGGTATCGCAGTCGGCATCGAGATCGGCAAGTACGGGGTGCTGGCACTCGATGCGCTCGGACAGGCCGAGCTGGTCGTCGGCACCGTCTATGTCCTGCTGCTCGCCGCAATCGGCGGGCTGTTCGTTCGCAGTGCACTGCGTCAGGACGCCGCCGATGACGGCACTGACGCCGATCCCGACGAGATCCCCGAGATCGCCAAGAAGATCAAGTCGTACAACGTCCCGCCGATGGTGACGCTCACCGACGGAAGCAAGGCCTCTATGTGGACGATTTCGGGCGTCGGTGGTGGCGTCGGCGTGGTCTCCGGGTTTCTCGGTGTCGGTGGCGGGTTCATTCGGATGCCTGCCATCTACTACCTGATCGGTGTCCCACTGGCCGCCGCCGTGGGGACGAGCCTCTTCGGTGCGCTGATGTCCGGGGCGGTCGGGTCATTTTCGTACGGACTCGACGGCGTCGTCGACCTCGGCGTCGTCACCGCGTTACTCGCCGGCAGCGCACTCGGTGCACGGATCGGTTCCGCGGCCACGGCCTACGTCAACGAAGCTGACGTGACTATCTACTTCGGCATCATGCTGTTGCTGGCAAGTCTCGCCGTGGCGTTCGGCGAGCTCGCAAACTGGCTCGCGATGCCGATCCTCGATACCGTCAGTTTTGTCCTGCTCGTCGGCTCGTCGGCGTTCGTCACGGTCGTGATATTCTACTACGGTGCACGGACGATCCGTACGGGTTCTCATCCGGCCGCAACATCGCCCGAGGGGAACGATTGAAGCCGCTGGCCTCCTCACACACAGCCGATATGTATGCTGACGGGCTTCCTGGGTGCCACACGGGCCGGTTCCGATCAGCCGGAGGTCCGAAATGAGCAACCTCCTCGGTGTCGTTGCCGTCGTTTTGGCCCTTGGAGTCGGCTCTCGTGTCCTTGCTGATAGACTCCGTCTTCCCAGCGTCCTCTTTCTGATCCTCGCGGGCGTCCTCATCGGGCCGGAGTTCCTGGGGATCGTCTCCCGGGAGACGTTCGGCGGTGGGCTCACCACGATGGTCGGCGTCAGTGTCGCAATTATCCTCTTCGAGGGGGGCTACCATCTCAATCTCCAGAAGCTCCGGGAAGCGCCCGGCGCGCTGACCCGCCTCGTGACCATCGGAGCGCTGATCACCTGGATCGGCACCGCGGCAGCAGTGATCGTCTTTCTTGACACCACCATCGAGGTGGGGCTGCTCGTCGGTGCGCTACTGATCGCGACTGGCCCGACCGTGATCGGCCCGATCCTCAACGTCGTGACGGTCCGGGACCACGTCGCCGCCGTCCTCGAAGGTGAAGGTGTCATCAACGACGTCACCGCTGCGATCCTCGTCGTCGTCGTGTTCAACGTGCTCGTCGACGGCGACGGCGGGGCGCTCTCGTTCCTGGCCGAGTTCTCGCTCCGGCTGGCGCTGGGACTTGGCGTCGGCGCGGCCATCGGCGCAGGCATCTGGCTCCTTCTCACCCGGAGCGACATCGCGCCCGGCGATGCAGCGTTGCACTCTCGGCTGATCGTCCTCGCCGGGATCGTTCTCGCGTACGGCGGAGCCGAAACCATCGCTAGCGAGACCGGGATCGCCGCCGCGGCAATGGCTGGCTTCGTGCTCGGCAACGTCGACCTGCCCCACCATGAGGAAGTGATCGATTTCCTCGATGACCTCTCGGTCGTCGTCCTTTCCTTTGTCTTCGTTGCGCTGGCAGCACTGATCGACTTCGGCGACATCATCGCGCTCGGCGTTGCGGGCGTCGCCGTCGTCATCGCGATCACGTTCGTGTTACGACCGGCCGTCATCTACCTCTCGACGACGGACGAACGGTTCACCCGTAACGAGCGGCTCTTTCTGAGCGCGGTCGGCCCGCGGGGGATCATCCCGGCGAGTGTTGCGACGCTCTTTGCCGTCGAACTCCAGACACTGGGGCGACCGCAAGAAGCACAGTTGCTCGCTGGCACCGTTTTTCTGATTATTTTCGCCACAGTCATCCTGCAGGCAGGTATCGCACGACAGATCGCGGACTACCTCGAAGTATCACCAATGCGCACCATCATCATCGGCGCGGGGCGGGTCGGCCTGTCCCTCGCGGAACGGCTCGAACAGGACGGAGAGAACGTACTGATCATCGACAAAGACCCCGAAGCAGTCCAGAAGTCACGCGAACGTGGCTTTCGAACGATCGAGGGCGACGGCACCGACGCCGACGTGCTCGATCGGGCGGGGATCGACCGGACGAAGACGCTGGTCGCCGCGACGCCCGACGACGACGTGAACCTGCTGGCTTCCCAGCTCGCCAAGACGACCTTCGACGTCGAAAAGATCGCCTCGCGCGTCAACCAGCCGAGCAACGTCGACGCCTTCGAGTCGCTGGGAGTCCGGGCGATCGATCTCTCGATGGCGACCGCGTGGTCGCTGGAGAACGTGCTCGAACGCCCGTCGCTTTCCTCGTGGATGAACGAGATCGGCCGGACTGGCGACGTTCAGGAGATCGAAGTTACGGCGGAAGGACTCGTCGGGAAAACTATCGCCGAACTCAATGCCGAGATACCGGATGGCTGCATCGTCGGGCTATTGACACACTCGGACGGCAAAGCTGAGGTCCCCACTGGCGATCACATACTCGCGGAGGGTGACCGAATTACCTTCATCGGACAGGTCGCTGCCGTCGACCGCGCAGTCAAGCGGTTCCACCCCCATGATTGATGGCGCGAAATCGCAACCTGCGGCTACTCAGCGCCATTGCACAATATTCACAAAACCTTATGTCCGTGCGGTCCCTCACCTCTGACATGGCTAACTCGATGGCTGAACAGCTCCAGCGAGATATGCAGTGTGAGGGGCTACTGGAGTGTATTCACGGACTCAAGCAACTCGACAAGGAGTGTTACAGAGTGCTCGTGGAGAGCGAGGAACCGCTGACGATCGACGAGGTCGGCGAGCAGGTCGACCGGGAGCGCTCGACAGCGTATCGGGCGATCCAGCGCCTGCTCAAGAGTGGCTTCATTCAGAAAGAGCAGGTCAACTACGACGACGGTGGCTACTACCACGTCTACTACCCCACGGACCCCGA harbors:
- a CDS encoding cation:proton antiporter domain-containing protein translates to MSNLLGVVAVVLALGVGSRVLADRLRLPSVLFLILAGVLIGPEFLGIVSRETFGGGLTTMVGVSVAIILFEGGYHLNLQKLREAPGALTRLVTIGALITWIGTAAAVIVFLDTTIEVGLLVGALLIATGPTVIGPILNVVTVRDHVAAVLEGEGVINDVTAAILVVVVFNVLVDGDGGALSFLAEFSLRLALGLGVGAAIGAGIWLLLTRSDIAPGDAALHSRLIVLAGIVLAYGGAETIASETGIAAAAMAGFVLGNVDLPHHEEVIDFLDDLSVVVLSFVFVALAALIDFGDIIALGVAGVAVVIAITFVLRPAVIYLSTTDERFTRNERLFLSAVGPRGIIPASVATLFAVELQTLGRPQEAQLLAGTVFLIIFATVILQAGIARQIADYLEVSPMRTIIIGAGRVGLSLAERLEQDGENVLIIDKDPEAVQKSRERGFRTIEGDGTDADVLDRAGIDRTKTLVAATPDDDVNLLASQLAKTTFDVEKIASRVNQPSNVDAFESLGVRAIDLSMATAWSLENVLERPSLSSWMNEIGRTGDVQEIEVTAEGLVGKTIAELNAEIPDGCIVGLLTHSDGKAEVPTGDHILAEGDRITFIGQVAAVDRAVKRFHPHD
- a CDS encoding helix-turn-helix domain-containing protein, with product MANSMAEQLQRDMQCEGLLECIHGLKQLDKECYRVLVESEEPLTIDEVGEQVDRERSTAYRAIQRLLKSGFIQKEQVNYDDGGYYHVYYPTDPDQIADDMQRMLNDWYAKMGQLIQEFEDKYENAAEEPVMTGEP